The following proteins are encoded in a genomic region of Cherax quadricarinatus isolate ZL_2023a unplaced genomic scaffold, ASM3850222v1 Contig1380, whole genome shotgun sequence:
- the Tango4 gene encoding pleiotropic regulator 1 isoform X1 yields MQKPVLSTTNHRQGQAVNMPSTTDDVQRHSVHTLVFRSLKRTHDMFLCDQGALPPVDESLEKLRRLVKSRDQYGPVLNLVKQNKRKAATQAVYDGEPEDHPPRPNSVTNGSVSAPLALPPPSSPQAPPPPAPSPVSMAVVPSQITGASIGQQSLVPRRAPTLPRPKWHPPWKLARVISGHLGWVRCVAVEPANEWFATGSNDRVIKIWDLASGQLKLSLTGHVSAVRGLAVSPRHPYLFSCGEDKQVKCWDLEYNKVIRHYHGHLSACYGLALHPTIDVLVTCGRDSTARVWDLRTKANIHTLTGHTNTIASVVCQAAEPQVITGSHDFTIRLWDLAAGKSTCTLTHHKKSVRSLAVHPELYMFASGAPDNIKQWKCPEGKFVQNLTGHNAIVNCLAMNREGVLVSGADNGTLYFWDWRTGYNFQKLQAPVQPGSMDSEAGVFAMTFDQSGSRLITCDADKTIKIYKEDDTASEETHPVNWRPEILKRRKY; encoded by the exons CAGTCAACATGCCATCAACTACAGATGATGTTCAGCGCCATTCAGTGCATACGTTGGTTTTCCGATCTTTGAAACGGACTCATGATATGTTTTTATGTGATCAGGGAGCTTTGCCTCCAGTTGACGAGTCTTTGGAGAAACTTCGACGGCTAGTAAAGTCCCGGGACCAGTATGGTCCAGTCCTCAACCTAGTAAAGCAGAATAAAAGAAAGGCAGCCACACAAGCTGTTTATGATGGTGAACCTGAAGACCACCCACCCAGGCCAAATAGTGTTACAAATGGCTCTGTGTCGGCTCCCTTggctcttccaccaccatcaagccCCCAGGCTCCccctccaccagcaccatcaccagtcagCATGGCAGTTGTTCCTTCTCAGATCACTGGTGCTAGTATAGGCCAGCAGTCGCTCGTGCCTCGCCGTGCTCCGACGTTACCAAGACCTAAGTGGCACCCACCTTGGAAACTTGCCCGAGTCATATCTGGTCACCTTGGCTGGGTGAGGTGTGTTGCTGTTGAACCAGCAAATGAATGGTTTGCCACAGGTTCTAATGACCGGGTGATTAAGATTTGGGATTTAGCATCAGGCCAACTCAAGCTTTCCCTGACTGGTCATGTGTCAGCAGTGAGAGGGCTGGCAGTTTCTCCTCGTCATCCTTACCTGTTCTCATGTGGAGAAGACAAGCAGGTTAAGTGTTGGGATCTGGAATATAACAAG GTGATTAGACATTATCATGGTCATCTGAGTGCCTGTTATGGATTAGCATTGCATCCAACAATTGATGTCTTAGTTACTTGTGGCCGAGACTCTACGGCCCGCGTATGGGACCTTCGGACTAAAGCAAACATTCATACACTTACTGGTCATACCAATACCATTGCATCAGTTGTATGTCAAGCAGCAGAACCTCAG GTAATCACTGGCTCTCATGATTTTACTATACGTTTGTGGGACTTGGCTGCTGGCAAGAGTACATGTACGTTGACCCACCACAAGAAGAGTGTTCGATCCTTAGCTGTTCACCCAGAACTTTATATGTTTGCGTCAGGGGCACCCGATAACATCAAACAATGGAAATGTCCTGAAGGGAAGTTTGTTCAG AACCTGACAGGCCACAATGCTATAGTCAACTGCCTGGCAATGAACCGAGAAGGGGTTCTAGTGTCTGGAGCAGACAATGGCACCCTCTATTTCTGGGATTGGCGGACGGGATATAACTTCCAGAAACTCCAGGCACCGGTGCAACCAG GTTCTATGGACAGTGAAGCCGGGGTGTTTGCCATGACATTTGATCAGAGTGGCTCACGGCTAATTACCTGCGATGCAGACAAAACTATCAAGATTTACAAGGAAGATGACACTGCA TCTGAAGAGACACATCCAGTCAACTGGAGGCCAGAAATTTTGAAGAGGAGGAAGTACTAG
- the Tango4 gene encoding pleiotropic regulator 1 isoform X2 — translation MPSTTDDVQRHSVHTLVFRSLKRTHDMFLCDQGALPPVDESLEKLRRLVKSRDQYGPVLNLVKQNKRKAATQAVYDGEPEDHPPRPNSVTNGSVSAPLALPPPSSPQAPPPPAPSPVSMAVVPSQITGASIGQQSLVPRRAPTLPRPKWHPPWKLARVISGHLGWVRCVAVEPANEWFATGSNDRVIKIWDLASGQLKLSLTGHVSAVRGLAVSPRHPYLFSCGEDKQVKCWDLEYNKVIRHYHGHLSACYGLALHPTIDVLVTCGRDSTARVWDLRTKANIHTLTGHTNTIASVVCQAAEPQVITGSHDFTIRLWDLAAGKSTCTLTHHKKSVRSLAVHPELYMFASGAPDNIKQWKCPEGKFVQNLTGHNAIVNCLAMNREGVLVSGADNGTLYFWDWRTGYNFQKLQAPVQPGSMDSEAGVFAMTFDQSGSRLITCDADKTIKIYKEDDTASEETHPVNWRPEILKRRKY, via the exons ATGCCATCAACTACAGATGATGTTCAGCGCCATTCAGTGCATACGTTGGTTTTCCGATCTTTGAAACGGACTCATGATATGTTTTTATGTGATCAGGGAGCTTTGCCTCCAGTTGACGAGTCTTTGGAGAAACTTCGACGGCTAGTAAAGTCCCGGGACCAGTATGGTCCAGTCCTCAACCTAGTAAAGCAGAATAAAAGAAAGGCAGCCACACAAGCTGTTTATGATGGTGAACCTGAAGACCACCCACCCAGGCCAAATAGTGTTACAAATGGCTCTGTGTCGGCTCCCTTggctcttccaccaccatcaagccCCCAGGCTCCccctccaccagcaccatcaccagtcagCATGGCAGTTGTTCCTTCTCAGATCACTGGTGCTAGTATAGGCCAGCAGTCGCTCGTGCCTCGCCGTGCTCCGACGTTACCAAGACCTAAGTGGCACCCACCTTGGAAACTTGCCCGAGTCATATCTGGTCACCTTGGCTGGGTGAGGTGTGTTGCTGTTGAACCAGCAAATGAATGGTTTGCCACAGGTTCTAATGACCGGGTGATTAAGATTTGGGATTTAGCATCAGGCCAACTCAAGCTTTCCCTGACTGGTCATGTGTCAGCAGTGAGAGGGCTGGCAGTTTCTCCTCGTCATCCTTACCTGTTCTCATGTGGAGAAGACAAGCAGGTTAAGTGTTGGGATCTGGAATATAACAAG GTGATTAGACATTATCATGGTCATCTGAGTGCCTGTTATGGATTAGCATTGCATCCAACAATTGATGTCTTAGTTACTTGTGGCCGAGACTCTACGGCCCGCGTATGGGACCTTCGGACTAAAGCAAACATTCATACACTTACTGGTCATACCAATACCATTGCATCAGTTGTATGTCAAGCAGCAGAACCTCAG GTAATCACTGGCTCTCATGATTTTACTATACGTTTGTGGGACTTGGCTGCTGGCAAGAGTACATGTACGTTGACCCACCACAAGAAGAGTGTTCGATCCTTAGCTGTTCACCCAGAACTTTATATGTTTGCGTCAGGGGCACCCGATAACATCAAACAATGGAAATGTCCTGAAGGGAAGTTTGTTCAG AACCTGACAGGCCACAATGCTATAGTCAACTGCCTGGCAATGAACCGAGAAGGGGTTCTAGTGTCTGGAGCAGACAATGGCACCCTCTATTTCTGGGATTGGCGGACGGGATATAACTTCCAGAAACTCCAGGCACCGGTGCAACCAG GTTCTATGGACAGTGAAGCCGGGGTGTTTGCCATGACATTTGATCAGAGTGGCTCACGGCTAATTACCTGCGATGCAGACAAAACTATCAAGATTTACAAGGAAGATGACACTGCA TCTGAAGAGACACATCCAGTCAACTGGAGGCCAGAAATTTTGAAGAGGAGGAAGTACTAG